Proteins found in one Misgurnus anguillicaudatus chromosome 3, ASM2758022v2, whole genome shotgun sequence genomic segment:
- the LOC129444221 gene encoding uncharacterized protein, with amino-acid sequence MSYKTKELFTVLVLLAVAVHLNCGSLNAKEATGYSRRSIYDFNLADQTRSSRGLRSAGFESNATNSSSSGRYNETLPLEANKHMYEFSLQPNDSLPNVTSSPNENSSLIRRFHKRAFHTDARFQADSAAFEGPGTSGNMYISQQRSNSEDTDLWLVVKPSVHCSGDAMTLTAQRREYTHILVDRADASPVHLYQLPAYCGYTVRVTWKELVLMAPFDGCYITQENGFHVLSLLWWGKPIKISCPMIQMTSQPTPSVICSYFGMIIQIEGAQDAVEKHRVKVNGEVLPLLSKTCAYRINSPPDVVVLHTAFTSRCVISVDGENRLVIFVDGKQFILSCPHPQHLSPFLPNLHSPPFYQQPKLEQKPLIPHVPTSFTNNMQQPPMMPPKPEKFKPPMVPHFPYRPPLAPQFYPDHSKQPLNSVQGFNPFQQKYPPSIYQQPKPFPVRHQASSPISHGTQHQAPIAPYHPVMPPLHYSPYQISCPPHPERFCSQSPVQYPQYHQTLLTPAAQPTIQPMREVSFAPQPTYVPPTPVVQNVLFHQLPIFPSLPPEQPPKISSPSLSCIRNKMTATLPYAQIDSIKVKDTKTNTWISIAAVSAACNYKILSRGGAVVLSSPLPACHTQQMSSSMISLYVRFWDSSLLRARTLQLQCRYVGDVDAQSADLFATPKPLSHHPARPTPEEVQVFCSSQHMSVRLPPGPTSGLVIEAPSSGINTQTKAVPLLEAPSHCGYSLKRNREGAINIHLPYSSCHMTQQDGQHKIILQYQTLDGRTFEVLLSCQASVSQECNVAIDQQLVCGSGALSSTECYDKGCCFSLDTQLCFYPMDECTVDRHFVFSVHSSLANPPFSPATLVTAGNSSCSPHKVTADFALFKIPLDECGVHRYEVGKTVIYMVEILNRLQSVSLNYGTITRDSPVRLLVECRYFPGSVVSLGYLVKSPSLGPSIKAQGVFGVQLRIAKGEHYNDFYPQYHQPLRMLLGKPLYLEVRLLNPPDPTAMLLVHYCVAYPRSAKSAWILIYDGCPNSLDKTSTPKPPATPAEALINHVRRFTITTFQFLHDHDVLQTDEEIYFMCSTEVCLPSDGPCIEGCFEDPANVKS; translated from the exons ATGTCTTACAAAACGAAAGAGTTATTTACAGTCTTGGTATTATTAGCAGTTGCAGTTCATCTCAATTGTGGATCTTTAAACGCCAAGGAAGCCACTGGCTATTCAAGAAGAAGCATCTATGACTTCAATTTGGCAGACCAAACTAGATCTTCACGAGGACTCCGGAGCGCCGGTTTTGAATCTAACGCTACAAATTCAAGTTCAAGTGGGCGATACAACGAAACGCTACCACTTGAAGCGAATAAACACATGTATGAATTTTCTTTGCAACCCAACGACAGTTTACCTAACGTTACTTCCTCTCCCAATGAAAACAGTTCACTCATCAGACGTTTTCACAAAAGAGCTTTTCATACCGACGCTAGATTTCAAGCGGACAGCGCAG CATTTGAGGGACCTGGGACTTCCGGGAATATGTACATTTCTCAACAAAGGTCTAACTCTGAAGACACCGATTTGTGGCTTGTTGTAAAACCCTCAGTGCATTGTTCAGGAGATGCAATGACTCTAACAGCCCAAAGGAGAGAATACACCCACATCCTTGTGGACAGAG CGGATGCTTCCCCAGTACATTTGTACCAGTTACCTGCATATTGTGGTTACACTGTCAGAGTAACATGGAAAGAACTTGTGCTAATGGCCCCATTTGATGGGTGCTACATCACACAAGAG AATGGCTTTCATGTTCTTTCACTGCTGTGGTGGGGCAAACCCATAAAGATCTCCTGCCCCATGATACAGATGACTTCACAACCAACTCCTTCTGTTATCTGTTCCTACTTTGGCATGATCATTCAAATAGAAGGTGCTCAAGATGCTGTCGAGAAACACAGGGTTAAGG TGAATGGGGAGGTACTGCCTCTCCTATCCAAGACGTGTGCATACCGCATAAATTCTCCCCCTGATGTTGTCGTTCTTCATACTGCATTCACCTCAAGATGTGTAATTTCGGTG GATGGAGAGAATAGACTTGTCATCTTTGTGGATGGAAAGCAGTTCATCCTTTCTTGTCCACACCCTCAACACCTTTCTCCATTTCTTCCCAACCTTCATTCTCCTCCATTCTATCAACAGCCAAAATTGGAACAAAAACCTTTAATTCCTCATGTTCCTACTTCATTTACTAATAACATGCAGCAGCCACCTATGATGCCACCTAAACCAGAGAAATTCAAACCCCCCATGGTACCTCACTTTCCTTATAGACCACCTTTGGCTCCTCAGTTTTACCCTGATCATAGCAAACAACCTCTTAATTCTGTTCAGGGCTTTAACCCCTTCCAACAAAAGTACCCACCCAGTATTTACCAACAACCAAAACCGTTTCCCGTACGTCACCAGGCTTCTTCTCCCATATCTCATGGTACCCAACATCAGGCTCCTATTGCACCGTACCACCCAGTGATGCCCCCCCTGCACTATTCACCATATCAAATTTCCTGTCCCCCTCACCCTGAGAGGTTCTGTTCTCAGTCCCCCGTTCAGTACCCCCAATATCATCAGACCTTACTGACCCCTGCTGCACAACCAACCATCCAACCAATGCGAGAAGTGTCTTTCGCTCCACAACCTACGTATGTGCCTCCTACCCCTGTTGTGCAAAACGTCCTGTTTCACCAACTTCCAATCTTTCCTTCGCTTCCCCCTGAGCAACCACCAAAGATCTCATCTCCATCACTTAGTTGCATAAGGAATAAAATGACAGCAACTTTACCCTATGCCCAAATAGACTCCATTAAGGTCAAAG ATACGAAGACAAATACTTGGATCTCCATTGCTGCTGTTTCAGCAGCATGTAATTACAAAATCCTCTCCAGAGGTGGTGCTGTTGTCCTTTCATCTCCACTGCCTGCCTGCCATACACAACAAATG TCCTCCTCCATGATCTCTCTATATGTAAGGTTCTGGGATTCCTCACTGTTGCGAGCCAGGACCCTACAGCTTCAATGTCGGTACGTTGGAGATGTAGACGCGCAATCTGCTGATCTTTTTGCTACACCCAAACCTTTGTCCCACCATCCTGCTCGACCAACCCCTGAAGAAGTTCAGGTGTTCTGTTCTAGCCAACATATGAGTGTCAGATTGCCACCTGGACCAACATCTGGCCTCGTCATAGAAG CCCCATCCAGTGGGATTAATACGCAAACGAAAGCCGTGCCTCTTTTAGAGGCCCCAAGTCATTGTGGGTACTCTTTGAAAAGAAACCGAGAAGGAGCCATAAACATCCATCTGCCTTATTCTTCCTGTCACATGACTCAGCAG GATGGGCAGCACAAAATAATATTGCAATATCAGACATTGGATGGACGCACATTTGAGGTCTTGCTGTCGTGTCAAGCTTCCGTCAGTCAGG AGTGCAATGTTGCCATTGACCAGCAGCTGGTCTGTGGATCTGGAGCTTTATCTTCAACAGAGTGCTATGACAAAGGTTGCTGTTTTTCGTTAGATACCCAGCTCTGTTTTTACCCCATGGATG AATGCACGGTGGATCGCCATTTCGTTTTCTCGGTTCACTCCTCCCTCGCAAATCCGCCCTTTTCGCCAGCCACCCTCGTCACTGCTGGAAACAGCTCTTGCTCACCGCACAAAGTTACCGCTGACTTTGCCTTGTTCAAGATACCCCTGGATGAATGTGGTGTCCACAGATAT GAGGTGGGCAAAACCGTGATCTACATGGTAGAGATCCTGAATAGACTTCAGTCCGTCAGTTTAAATTATGGCACCATCACCAGAGACTCACCTGTAAG GTTACTGGTTGAGTGTCGGTATTTTCCCGGCTCTGTGGTAAGTCTGGGATACCTGGTGAAAAGTCCTTCCCTCGGACCTTCTATCAAAGCTCAGGGGGTGTTTGGGGTTCAGCTCAGGATTGCAAAAG GCGAACACTACAACGACTTCTACCCACAATACCACCAGCCCCTGCGTATGCTGCTGGGGAAACCCCTTTACCTGGAAGTGCGTTTGCTAAATCCTCCAGACCCCACTGCTATGCTGTTGGTGCATTACTGTGTTGCCTATCCACGCTCTGCAAAATCTGCATGGATCCTTATTTATGACGG GTGCCCAAATTCTCTTGACAAGACTTCAACCCCCAAGCCACCTGCCACCCCTGCAGAAGCTCTGATCAATCATGTTCGGCGATTCACCATCACTACTTTTCAGTTCCTACATGACCATGACGTCTTACAAACAGATGAGGAG ATTTATTTTATGTGTTCAACTGAGGTTTGCCTGCCCTCAGATGGTCCATGTATTGAGGGCTGCTTTGAAG ATCCTGCTAATGTAAAGTCTTGA